The Salvia miltiorrhiza cultivar Shanhuang (shh) chromosome 1, IMPLAD_Smil_shh, whole genome shotgun sequence genome has a window encoding:
- the LOC131013662 gene encoding receptor-like protein 19, with protein MLPKLFFVISTLISSFIFTTHSYNTQCLHHQKILLLQLKDELSFESPLSTKLVRWNETDECCKWPGVECDAAGYVVSLQLDRESISGGIEDSSSLFKLVHLQKLNLAYNYFYTPIPRGIHNLTYLTHLNLSAVGFAGQVPPEISSLRRLVSLDMSYDSTNSVKLEMLIQNLTGLRELYLDGVNVTSSQERRKWSHIISSYLPNLTTLSCRECGLSGPLAKSFGQLHSLSILQLDFNHLGSELPDLFANFPSLTTLTLANCGLKGSIPSTFANLTNLIRLDLSGNSFTGSLSSTEFEGLSHLVYLDLRSNSFSGNIPHSLFALPSLLELYLSYNQFSGTFQLDNFRSLSNLTRLGLSYNRLSVYVGNVNSTSYGSLQLKGLGLGSCNLSHFPNFIKNLDMEKLVLSDNRIGGEIPNWIWGTQLQYLNLSFNLLTHLQKPYHIPTSLERLYLHSNQLKGELHLPIPPSSQLSSISLANNSLNGSIPTSLCTATQLSLLDLSGNILSGGIPPCLIELNIGVINLGRNNINSSIPDNFPQDCQLGYLDLNNNTLEGKIPKSLERCFGLQLMNVGNNNINDTFPCMLSSKLRLRGLVLSSNKFHGEVTCQTSWPELQIVDISSNNFSGSLESINFSSWSSMVSGYREQFDEVTYFELLSSVITLTIKGVTRQLDKIWADSGIIDFSCNNFEGEIPNAIGDLTSLHQLNLSHNALNGSIPNSFGKLRNLESLDLSGNRLTGPIPVELGGLSFLSVLNLSYNKLVGMIPNSRQFQTFSADSFKGNPGLCGFNLNISCSPTDGSDHLWPQEDENGEEKREIEWEYVSAALGYVVGLGIIVWLLLFCRSFRGKYFGKVEEVFEDICDARIRRRRRRRHARRVALRNQVRRQ; from the coding sequence ATGCTTCCAAAGTTGTTCTTCGTCATTTCTACACTAATTTCCTCCTTCATTTTCACTACTCATTCTTATAATACCCAATGTCTTCACCATCAGAAAATCTTGTTGCTTCAACTCAAGGATGAGTTGAGTTTCGAATCTCCTCTTTCAACAAAATTGGTGCGATGGAATGAAACGGATGAGTGCTGCAAGTGGCCCGGTGTGGAATGTGATGCTGCTGGCTACGTCGTTAGTTTGCAGCTCGATCGTGAGTCCATTTCTGGTGGAATCGAGGATTCATCGAGTCTCTTCAAACTTGTGCATCTGCAGAAGCTAAATCTAGCCTACAATTATTTCTACACTCCCATTCCAAGAGGTATTCACAATCTCACCTATTTGACACACTTGAATTTGTCAGCTGTTGGATTTGCTGGGCAGGTTCCACCTGAAATTTCTTCCTTGAGGAGGTTGGTTAGTCTCGATATGTCCTATGATTCTACAAATTCTGTGAAACTGGAGATGCTTATCCAAAATTTAACAGGGCTTCGAGAGCTCTATCTTGATGGTGTCAATGTTACTTCCTCTCAAGAGAGGAGAAAATGGAGCCACATTATATCATCATATTTACCCAACCTCACCACCTTGAGCTGCCGTGAATGTGGTTTGTCTGGGCCTTTAGCTAAGTCCTTTGGGCAactccattccctttccatccTTCAACTAGATTTTAACCATCTTGGATCAGAACTTCCAGACTTGTTTGCCAATTTTCCAAGTTTGACCACCTTGACTCTTGCTAACTGCGGTTTGAAGGGTTCGATTCCATCCACCTTTGCTAACCTAACCAACCTGATTCGTCTCGATTTGTCAGGTAATTCATTCACAGGCTCACTTTCTTCTACTGAGTTTGAAGGTCTTTCCCATCTTGTTTATTTAGATTTGAGGAGTAATTCATTCTCTGGTAATATTCCCCACTCTCTCTTTGCTCTCCCTTCATTGTTGGAACTTTATCTTAGCTACAATCAATTTAGTGGCACTTTCCAACTGGACAACTTTCGAAGTCTTTCCAATCTTACACGACTTGGTCTATCTTACAATAGATTGTCGGTATATGTTGGCAACGTCAATTCAACTTCATATGGAAGTCTCCAACTAAAAGGGTTAGGACTAGGTTCATGTAACTTGTCCCATTTtcctaatttcatcaaaaatttAGATATGGAAAAATTGGTACTCTCGGACAATCGGATTGGTGGGGAGATACCTAATTGGATTTGGGGAACACAGCTTCAGTATTTGAACCTCTCTTTCAATCTTCTAACACATCTGCAAAAGCCTTACCATATCCCTACTTCTCTTGAACGGCTATACTTGCATTCTAACCAGCTCAAGGGTGAGTTGCACCTGCCCATTCCACCTTCGTCTCAACTCTCGTCCATATCTCTTGCTAATAACAGTTTAAATGGATCCATTCCAACCTCCCTTTGCACTGCCACACAACTCTCTTTGCTTGACTTGTCTGGCAATATATTAAGTGGCGGCATACCCCCTTGCCTAATTGAGCTAAACATTGGAGTGATCAATTTGGGGCGAAACAACATCAACAGTAGCATTCCAGATAATTTTCCTCAGGATTGTCAACTTGGATATTTGGATCTTAACAATAATACTTTAGAAGGGAAGATCCCAAAGTCCCTTGAAAGATGTTTTGGGTTGCAGTTAATGAATGTTGGGAACAACAACATCAACGACACTTTCCCATGCATGCTATCATCCAAGTTGCGATTGCGTGGTCTTGTTTTGAGCTCCAACAAATTCCATGGAGAAGTCACATGTCAGACGAGTTGGCCAGAACTTCAAATTGTggatatatcttcaaataaTTTCAGTGGATCTCTGGAATCAATAAACTTCTCTAGTTGGAGTTCAATGGTGTCAGGTTATCGTGAACAATTCGACGAAGTCACTTACTTCGAATTGTTGAGCTCTGTCATAACATTAACCATTAAAGGGGTAACCCGTCAGCTTGATAAGATTTGGGCAGACTCTGGCATCATTGATTTCTCTTGCAATAATTTTGAAGGAGAGATACCAAATGCAATTGGTGATCTTACCTCACTTCATCAGCTCAACCTCTCCCACAATGCCCTCAATGGAAGCATCCCAAACTCATTTGGTAAGTTGAGGAATCTCGAATCACTCGACCTCTCTGGAAACCGACTCACCGGGCCAATACCGGTGGAGCTTGGAGGGCTCTCATTCCTTTCAGTCTTGAATCTCTCCTACAATAAGCTGGTCGGGATGATTCCAAATAGCCGTCAGTTTCAAACATTTTCAGCTGATTCCTTCAAAGGGAATCCGGGGTTGTGTGGTTTCAATCTCAACATAAGCTGCAGTCCTACTGATGGCAGCGATCATTTGTGGCCACAAGAAGATGAAAATGGGGAAGAGAAGAGGGAGATCGAGTGGGAATACGTATCTGCTGCGCTTGGATATGTTGTGGGCTTAGGAATCATTGTGTGGCTACTTTTGTTCTGCCGAAGCTTCAGAGGAAAATACTTTGGAAAAGTGGAAGAGGTGTTTGAAGATATATGCGATGCTAGAAtcagaagaaggagaagaagaagacatgcAAGAAGAGTAGCACTGAGGAATCAAGTGAGAAGACAATAG
- the LOC131006254 gene encoding receptor-like protein 7, whose translation MLPKLFFIISTLISSFIFTHSYTHCLHHQKILLLQIKDELSFDSSLSTKLVRWNESDECCNWNGVECDAAGYVVSLQLDSESIYSGGIADSSSLFRLMNLQKLNLAYNDFNNTLIPKGIHNLTYLTHLNLSNTEFSGQVPLQLSFLRRLVCLDVSNNAYRDPLSLEYPNLEMLVQNLTGLRELYLDGVNVTSSHERKKWSHIISSYLPNLTALSLSGCGLSGPLAKSFWQLHSLSIIRLDLNDLGTELPDSFANFPTLTTLSLSGCSLKGSIPSTFANLTNLIDLDLSYNFFTGSLSSTLFEGLSNLVYLDLWRNSFSGNIPHSLFALPSLLRLDLHYNRFNGTLQLDKCQNLANLTRLSLSHNRLSVDVGNVNSTSYGSFQLKVLGLASCNLSHFPNFIKYLDMEEVNLSHNRIGGEIPSWIWGTQLQYLNLSYNLLTHLQKPYHIPASLEELYLHSNQLKGELHLPIPPASQLMYLSLGNNSLNGSIPTSLCSATQLYFLDLSANELSGGIPPCLLERNIGVINLGRNNISGSIPDNFPMDCQLGYLDLNNNTLEGKIPKSLKSCKWLQFMNVGNNNINDSFPCMLSSKWLHVLVLHSNRFYGEVRCHNMSWPHLQILDISSNHFSGNLESINFSSWKTMILQSDEQLRYGVSLWIPLSVTLTMKGINSEFHTIWSEFSTIDFSCNNFGGEIPNAIGDLTSLHQLNLSHNSLKGSIPNSFGELRNLESLDLSGNRLTGLIPVELAGLTFLSFLNVSYNKLVGEIPNGRQFQTFSADSFKGNPELCGFNLNISCSDHFSPQEDENEEEKSEIEWEYVSSALGYVVGLGSIAWLHLFSRSFREKYLGKVEEVFEDICDARDKKRRRARRVVRNRVRRQ comes from the coding sequence ATGCTTCCAAAGTTGTTCTTCATCATTTCTACACTAATTTCCTCCTTCATCTTCACTCATTCTTACACCCATTGTCTTCACCATCAGAAAATCTTGTTGCTTCAAATCAAGGATGAGCTGAGCTTCGATTCTTCTCTTTCAACAAAATTGGTGCGATGGAATGAAAGTGATGAGTGCTGCAATTGGAACGGTGTGGAATGTGATGCTGCTGGCTACGTCGTTAGTTTGCAGCTCGATAGTGAGTCCATTTATTCGGGTGGAATCGCGGATTCATCGAGTCTGTTCAGACTTATGAATTTGCAGAAGCTAAATCTAGCCTACAATGATTTCAACAACACTCTCATTCCTAAAGGTATTCACAATCTGACTTATTTGACACACTTGAATTTGTCAAATACTGAGTTTAGTGGCCAGGTTCCACTCCAACTTTCCTTCTTGAGGAGATTGGTTTGTCTCGATGTCTCCAATAATGCGTATCGGGACCCTCTAAGTCTTGAGTACCCAAATTTGGAGATGCTTGTCCAAAATCTTACAGGCCTTCGAGAGCTCTATCTTGATGGTGTGAATGTTACTTCCTCTCATGAGAGGAAAAAATGGAGCCACATTATATCATCATATTTACCCAACCTCACTGCGTTGAGCTTGAGTGGTTGTGGTTTATCTGGGCCTTTAGCTAAGTCCTTTTGGCAactccattccctttccatcaTTCGACTAGATTTGAACGATCTTGGAACAGAACTTCCAGACTCGTTCGCCAATTTTCCAACTTTGACCACTTTGTCTCTTTCTGGTTGCAGTTTGAAGGGTTCGATTCCATCCACCTTTGCTAACCTAACCAACCTGATTGATCTCGATTTGTCATATAACTTCTTCACAGGCTCACTTTCTTCTACGCTGTTTGAAGGTCTTTCCAATCTTGTTTATTTAGATTTGTGGAGAAATTCATTCTCTGGCAATATTCCCCACTCTCTCTTTGCTCTCCCTTCATTGTTGAGACTTGATCTTCACTACAATCGGTTTAATGGCACTTTGCAACTAGATAAATGTCAAAACCTTGCCAATCTTACACGACTTAGTCTATCTCACAATAGATTGTCTGTAGATGTTGGCAACGTTAATTCAACTTCATATGGAAGTTTCCAACTAAAAGTGTTAGGACTAGCTTCTTGTAACTTGTCCCATTTTCCTAATTTCATCAAATATTTGGATATGGAAGAAGTGAACCTCTCACACAATCGGATTGGTGGGGAGATACCTAGTTGGATTTGGGGAACACAGCTTCAGTATTTGAACCTCTCTTATAATCTTCTAACACATCTGCAAAAGCCTTACCATATCCCTGCTTCTCTTGAAGAGCTATACTTGCACTCTAACCAGCTCAAGGGTGAGTTGCACCTGCCCATTCCACCTGCGTCTCAACTCATGTACTTGTCTCTTGGTAATAACAGTTTAAATGGATCCATTCCAACCTCCCTTTGCAGTGCCACACAACTCTATTTTCTTGACTTGTCTGCCAATGAATTAAGTGGCGGCATACCCCCTTGCCTACTTGAGCGAAACATTGGAGTGATCAATTTGGGGAGAAACAACATCAGCGGTAGCATTCCAGATAATTTTCCCATGGATTGTCAACTTGGATATTTGGATCTCAACAATAATACTTTAGAAGGGAAAATCCCAAAATCCCTCAAAAGTTGCAAGTGGTTGCAGTTCATGAATGTTGGGAACAACAACATCAATGACAGTTTCCCGTGCATGCTATCATCCAAGTGGTTGCACGTTCTTGTTTTGCACTCTAACAGATTCTATGGGGAAGTAAGATGTCACAACATGAGCTGGCCACATCTCCAAATTCTTGATATATCTTCCAATCATTTCAGTGGAAATCTGGAATCAATAAACTTTTCTAGTTGGAAGACAATGATTCTACAGAGTGATGAACAATTGAGGTACGGTGTTTCCTTGTGGATTCCATTAAGCGTCACATTAACCATGAAAGGGATAAATTCAGAGTTTCACACAATTTGGTCAGAGTTTAGTACCATTGATTTCTCTTGCAATAATTTTGGAGGAGAGATACCAAATGCAATCGGTGATCTAACCTCACTTCATCAGCTCAACCTCTCCCACAATTCCCTCAAAGGAAGCATCCCAAACTCATTTGGTGAATTGAGGAACCTCgaatctctcgatctctctggAAACCGACTGACGGGGTTGATCCCGGTGGAGCTTGCAGGCCTCACATTCCTTTCATTCTTGAATGTGTCCTACAATAAGCTGGTTGGAGAGATCCCAAATGGCCGTCAGTTTCAAACATTTTCAGCTGATTCCTTCAAAGGAAATCCGGAGTTGTGTGGTTTCAATCTCAACATAAGCTGCAGTGATCATTTCTCACCACAAGAAGATGAAAATGAGGAAGAGAAGAGCGAGATCGAGTGGGAGTATGTATCTTCTGCGCTTGGTTATGTTGTGGGATTAGGAAGCATTGCGTGGTTACATTTGTTCAGCCGAAGCTTCAGAGAGAAGTATTTGGGTAAAGTGGAAGAGGTGTTTGAAGATATATGTGATGCCCGAGATAAGAAAAGAAGACGCGCAAGAAGAGTAGTGAGGAATCGAGTAAGGAGACAATAG
- the LOC131006263 gene encoding protein GAMETE EXPRESSED 1-like — MELLRVVIAVVIIVSWQLHPASGFWWSSSDTAATPPSVSNHGGAEFALDSFENDEWAMNLIENGNHQMRASQSCWVKAYENLFGGCTKIAADEDFKDRLTWDLSDCFQKHSGRRPFPYCNPKYPTKNCLNQLDKEAHNVFLQYFLRIDSICHQLQIHAFKDQTERLVNDLKRSAEYAEDKLQSINERGEILLVNSKHVNATLASIDEQTQLVEERSRNLQENLHVVKDYTVEVHEQSKEIAAAQEEMIQGQAKMRERLNEEMAILHDSYASLGAGISDVRDKTAEIEREVGRVGDAMFSRMTSLHNKADGIENLTATSLDNQKLLLNGQTTAINGVRLLTAFQSKALEESRGALQELAVFGKRQQEELLNRQEELNRLHNQLAANSKKILATQEAFESKQAGIQKTLDKLFKLQKAMQTEWRSIEIVIIYSLLMLVIYIFTSTKQTYNLRPRLYLALCVSFSIELCTLYWSFEHQTWIRTSTRSVFLLLASIQIVYSIYTYRDYEMLNHEMLLRIMEKINGIERKQEESDDEWSSWIDADLPEDVGMLEDPDYYIAETTSISSTYNLRSRNKY; from the exons ATGGAGTTGTTGAGAGTAGTAATCGCAGTTGTCATAATTGTGTCATGGCAACTCCACCCTGCAAGCGGCTTCTGGTGGTCTTCCTCCGACACCGCCGCAACTCCGCCGTCCGTGAGCAACCACGGCGGAGCAGAATTTGCGTTGGATTCATTCGAAAACGACGAATGGGCCATGAATCTAATCGAAAACGGCAATCACCAAATGCGTGCATCACAATCTTGTTGGGTGAAGGCATACGAAAATCTATTTGGCGGCTGTACAAAGATCGCCGCCGATGAAGATTTCAAGGACAGGCTCACGTGGGATCTCAGCGATTGCTTTCAGAAGCATTCCGGCCGCCGGCCCTTCCCTTATTGCAACCCCAAATATCCCACCAAAAACTGCCTCAACCAATTAGATAAGGAAGCTCATAATGTTTTCTTGCAATACTTTCTACGGATTGATTCCATCTGCCATCAGTTGCA AATTCATGCGTTCAAGGATCAAACGGAGAGGTTGGTGAACGATCTGAAAAGATCCGCAGAGTATGCGGAGGATAAATTACAGAGCATCAACGAGCGTGGCGAGATTTTACTCGTAAACTCCAAACATGTTAATGCCACGTTGGCCTCAATCGATGAGCAGACTCAGCTGGTGGAAGAAAGGTCGAGAAATCTCCAAGAAAACCTGCACGTTGTCAAGGATTATACAGTGGAAGTTCATGAGCAATCCAAGGAGATTGCAGCTGCTCAAGAGGAGATGATACAAGGCCAGGCCAAGATGAGAGAGAGGCTGAATGAAGAAATGGCGATTCTTCATGATTCCTACGCTAGTTTGGGCGCCGGGATTTCCGATGTAAGAGACAAAACAGCTGAAATCGAGAGAGAGGTTGGCCGAGTGGGAGATGCTATGTTTTCAAGAATGACTAGTCTGCATAACAAAGCAGATGGCATTGAGAATTTGACAGCAACTTCTTTGGATAATCAGAAGCTGCTTCTAAACGGGCAGACGACCGCCATTAACGGCGTTCGTCTGCTCACCGCCTTTCAATCAAAGGCACTCGAAGAAAGCAG GGGTGCTTTGCAAGAGTTGGCCGTATTCGGGAAGAGGCAGCAAGAGGAGCTGCTCAACCGTCAAGAGGAACTGAATCGACTACATAATCAACTTGCAGCGAACTCAAAGAAAATACTAGCAACTCAG GAAGCTTTTGAGTCGAAGCAGGCAGGAATACAGAAAACCTTAGACAAGTTGTTTAAGCTGCAAAAGGCGATGCAGACAGAATGGAGATCAATCGAGATCGTCATCATCTATTCACTCTTGATGCTCGTGATCTACATCTTCACGAGCACGAAACAAACCTACAACCTTAGACCACGCCTTTACCTCG CATTGTGCGTCTCATTCTCAATTGAGCTATGCACGCTGTACTGGAGCTTTGAGCATCAGACTTGGATCCGGACGTCGACTAGATCAGTGTTCCTACTTCTGGCCTCCATCCAAATTGTGTATTCCATCTACACGTACAG AGACTATGAAATGCTGAATCATGAGATGCTTTTGAGAATAATGGAGAAGATTAATGGAAtagaaagaaagcaagaagaGAGTGATGATGAATGGTCTTCATGGATCGACGCGGATTTACCAGAAGATGTAGGGATGTTGGAGGATCCAGATTACTATATTGCAGAAACAACTTCCATTTCTAGCACATACAATCTACGTAGTCGAAATAAATACTAA
- the LOC131006255 gene encoding receptor-like protein 7 yields the protein MLSKLFFISILSSFIFITHSCLDHQKKLLLQLKDELSFDSSFSTKLVRWNETDECCKWHGVECDAAGYVVSLQLDHESISGEIADSSSLFRLVHLQKLNLAYNKFNNTRIPKGIHNLTYLTHLNLSNAEFGGQVPLQLSFLRRLVCLDISYEYLGTLSLEYPNLEMLVSNLTGLRELYLDRVGVTSSHERRKWSHIISSYLPNLTTLSLVRCGLSGPLAKSFWQLHSLSILRLDWNNLGPELPDLFTNFPSLTTLSLSDCSLKGSIPPTFANLTNLIRVDLSYNRFTGSLSSTLFEALSNLVYLDLGGNSFSGNIPHSLFALPSLLELRLNLNEFNGTLQLHKCQNLANLTRLDLSYNRLSVDVRNVINSTSYGSLQLKELGLGSCNLSHFPNFIKYLDMEQLDLSDNRIGGEIPSWIWGTQLQDLGLSFNLLTHLQKPYHIPASLEYLFLQSNQLKGELHLHIPPASQLRYLSLANNSLSGSIPTSLCSATNLDDLFLSGNRLSGSIPPCLLENIKGLDLGQNSISGSIPDNFPMDCELRYLDVNNNNLGGKIPKSLKSCKVLKFLNVGNNNINDSFPCMLSSTLRFLVLHSNKFYGEVRCHNMSWPDLKILDISSNNFNGNLESINFSSWKTMMLQSDEAKSVLYYSVSVTLIMKGINLEFHKILPEFGTIDFSCNNFEGEIPNAIGDLTSLHQLNFSHNALNGSIPNTFGQLRNLESLDLSGNRLTGLIPVELAGLTFLQVLNLSYNKLVGEIPNGRQFQTFPADSFKGLCGFNLNISCSGSDGSGHLAPQEDENGEEKSTEIEWEYVCAAVGYVVGLGIIVWLLLFCRSFREKYFGKVEEMFEDICDARIRRRRMARRVVRNQVRRH from the coding sequence ATGCTTTCGAAGTTGTTTTTCATTTCTATACTTTCCTCCTTCATTTTCATTACTCATTCTTGTCTTGACCATCAGAAAAAGTTGTTGCTTCAACTCAAGGATGAATTGAGCTTCGACTCTTCTTTCTCAACAAAATTGGTGCGATGGAATGAAACGGATGAGTGCTGCAAGTGGCACGGTGTGGAATGTGATGCAGCTGGCTACGTCGTTAGTTTGCAGCTCGATCATGAGTCCATTTCTGGTGAAATCGCGGATTCATCGAGTCTCTTCAGACTTGTGCATCTGCAGAAGCTAAATCTAGCCTACAATAAGTTCAACAACACTCGCATTCCGAAAGGTATTCACAATCTCACCTATTTGACGCACTTGAATTTATCCAATGCTGAATTTGGTGGGCAGGTTCCACTCCAACTTTCCTTCTTGAGGAGATTGGTTTGTCTCGATATCTCGTATGAGTATCTAGGAACTCTAAGTCTTGAGTACCCAAATCTGGAGATGCTTGTCTCAAATCTAACAGGGCTTCGAGAGCTCTATCTTGATCGTGTCGGTGTTACTTCCTCTCATGAGAGGAGAAAATGGAGCCACATTATATCATCATATTTACCCAACCTCACCACATTGAGCTTGGTACGTTGTGGTTTGTCTGGCCCTTTAGCTAAGTCCTTTTGGCAactccattccctttccatccTTCGACTAGATTGGAACAATCTTGGACCAGAACTTCCAGACTTGTTCACCAATTTTCCAAGTTTGACCACTTTGTCTCTTTCTGATTGCAGTTTGAAGGGTTCGATTCCACCCACCTTTGCTAACCTAACCAACCTGATTCGTGTCGATTTGTCATATAACCGCTTCACAGGTTCACTTTCTTCTACGCTGTTTGAAGCTCTTTCCAATCTTGTTTATTTAGATTTGGGGGGTAATTCGTTCTCTGGTAACATTCCCCACTCTCTCTTTGCTCTCCCTTCATTGTTGGAACTTCGTCTTAACTTAAATGAGTTTAATGGCACTTTGCAACTTCACAAATGTCAAAACCTTGCCAATCTAACCCGACTTGATCTATCTTACAATAGATTGTCGGTAGATGTTCGCAACgtaattaattcaacttcatATGGAAGTCTACAACTAAAAGAGTTAGGACTAGGTTCTTGTAACTTGTCCCATTTTCCTAATTTCATCAAATATTTGGATATGGAACAACTGGATCTCTCAGACAATCGGATTGGTGGGGAGATACCTAGTTGGATTTGGGGAACACAACTTCAGGATTTGGGCCTCTCTTTTAATCTTCTAACACATCTACAAAAGCCTTACCATATCCCTGCTTCTCTTGAATACCTATTCTTGCAGTCTAACCAGCTCAAGGGTGAGTTGCACCTGCACATTCCACCTGCGTCTCAACTCAGGTACTTGTCTCTTGCTAATAACAGTTTAAGTGGATCGATTCCAACCTCCCTTTGCAGTGCAACAAACCTTGATGATCTTTTTTTGTCTGGCAATAGATTAAGTGGTAGCATACCCCCCTGCCTACTTGAAAACATTAAAGGATTAGATCTAGGCCAAAACAGCATCAGCGGTAGCATTCCAGATAATTTTCCTATGGATTGTGAGCTACGATATTTGGATGTTAACAATAATAATTTAGGAGGGAAAATCCCAAAGTCCCTTAAAAGTTGCAAGGTGTTGAAGTTCTTGAACGTAGGGAACAATAACATCAATGACAGTTTCCCGTGCATGCTATCATCGACGTTGCGCTTTCTTGTTTTGCACTCTAACAAATTCTATGGGGAAGTAAGATGTCACAACATGAGCTGGCCAGATCTCAAAATTCTAGATATATCTTCCAATAATTTCAATGGAAATCTGGAATCAATAAACTTTTCTAGTTGGAAGACAATGATGCTACAGAGTGATGAAGCCAAGTCAGTTTTGTATTACTCAGTAAGCGTCACATTAATCATGAAAGGGATAAATTTAGAGTTTCATAAGATTTTGCCAGAGTTTGGTACCATTGATTTCTCTTGCAATAATTTCGAAGGAGAGATACCAAATGCAATCGGTGATCTTACCTCACTTCATCAGCTCAACTTCTCCCACAATGCCCTCAACGGAAGCATCCCAAACACATTTGGTCAATTGAGGAACCTCgaatctctcgatctctctggAAACCGACTGACGGGGCTGATACCGGTGGAGCTTGCAGGGCTCACATTTCTTCAAGTCCTGAACCTGTCCTACAATAAGCTGGTTGGAGAGATCCCAAATGGTCGTCAGTTTCAAACATTTCCAGCTGATTCCTTCAAAGGCTTGTGTGGTTTCAATCTCAACATAAGCTGCAGTGGTAGTGATGGCAGTGGTCATTTGGCGCCACAAGAAGATGAAAATGGGGAAGAGAAGAGTACTGAGATCGAGTGGGAATACGTATGTGCTGCAGTTGGATATGTTGTGGGCTTAGGAATCATTGTGTGGCTACTTTTGTTCTGCCGAAGCTTCAGAGAGAAGTACTTTGGCAAAGTAGAAGAGATGTTTGAAGATATATGCGATGCCAGaatcagaagaagaagaatggcAAGAAGAGTAGTGAGGAATCAAGTGAGGAGACATTAG